In a single window of the Candidatus Sulfotelmatobacter sp. genome:
- a CDS encoding SDR family oxidoreductase, whose amino-acid sequence MRFEDWTVIVTGGGYGIGRAIALAFGREGANVTLAARSRDRLEAVAGELRALGTRPAVSVLSVSDGPAVEAMVKQAHERAGRLDVLINNSGIAGPTRLARDVTPEEWRETLEVNLTGAFLCAKHASKLMIERKRGAIVNIASVAARIGYPLRTPYAASKWGLLGLSHSLAAELGPHGVRVNAILPGATTGERMTRVIAARAQAEGLTLEEAERWFTRDLPLQRMVSADEVAAAVTFLASDDAAGITGQAFNVDAGYKML is encoded by the coding sequence ATGCGCTTCGAGGACTGGACGGTCATCGTCACCGGCGGCGGCTACGGCATCGGCCGGGCGATCGCGCTCGCCTTTGGGCGCGAGGGCGCGAACGTGACGCTGGCGGCGCGTTCGCGCGACCGGCTCGAAGCGGTGGCCGGCGAGCTGCGCGCGCTGGGCACCCGGCCGGCCGTGTCGGTGCTGAGCGTTTCCGACGGCCCCGCCGTCGAAGCCATGGTGAAGCAGGCGCATGAGCGGGCCGGACGGCTCGACGTGCTGATCAACAACTCGGGCATCGCCGGCCCCACCCGGCTGGCGCGCGACGTCACGCCCGAGGAGTGGCGCGAGACCCTCGAGGTCAATCTCACCGGCGCCTTCCTGTGCGCGAAGCACGCCTCGAAGCTCATGATCGAGCGGAAGCGCGGCGCGATCGTCAACATCGCCTCGGTGGCGGCCCGCATCGGCTATCCCCTGCGCACGCCCTACGCCGCATCCAAGTGGGGGCTGCTCGGGCTCAGCCACTCGCTGGCCGCCGAGCTCGGGCCGCACGGCGTGCGAGTCAACGCCATCCTCCCGGGCGCCACCACCGGCGAGCGCATGACCCGCGTGATCGCAGCGCGCGCACAGGCGGAGGGGCTCACGCTCGAGGAGGCCGAGCGCTGGTTCACGCGTGACCTGCCGCTCCAGCGGATGGTGAGCGCCGACGAGGTCGCGGCCGCGGTGACCTTCCTGGCCTCGGACGACGCCGCCGGCATCACCGGTCAGGCGTTCAACGTGGACGCGGGCTACAAGATGCTGTGA